A DNA window from Fragaria vesca subsp. vesca linkage group LG3, FraVesHawaii_1.0, whole genome shotgun sequence contains the following coding sequences:
- the LOC101309129 gene encoding uncharacterized protein LOC101309129 isoform 1 has translation MYQPNGASISGLVQNNLLVHAQYLDCRPNTMDNINGANSPSNSNLTSKQRLRWTHELHERFVDAVAQLGGPDRATPKGVLRVMGVQGLTIYHVKSHLQKYRLAKYLPDSSADGGKADKKEPGDMLSNVDSSSGMQITEALKLQMEVQKRLHEQLEVQRQLQLRIEAQGKYLKKIIEEQQRLSGVLSEGPGPGNTLASGDNCRESDKVDPATPAPTSECPIQDKAIKERAPAKSLSIDESCSSRHDEPSTPDSGCHVISPAESPDAERSLKKQKFSMGEAFSNPEVVLTHQILESSLNSYQQAHTHFVPREQSNPTSDYSIRNVDLEQVAGSDM, from the exons ATGTATCAACCAAATGGTGCTTCTATTTCAGGCTTAGTCCAGAATAATTTGTTAGTCCATGCTCAATATTTAGATTGTCGCCCCAATACAATGGACAATATCAATGGAGCCAACAGCCCCAGCAACTCTAATCTTACCTCAAAGCAGCGACTGCGTTGGACACATGAGCTTCATGAACGCTTTGTTGATGCCGTTGCACAACTCGGTGGGCCAGATC GTGCAACACCCAAAGGTGTTTTGAGAGTGATGGGTGTACAAGGTTTAACCATATACCATGTAAAGAGCCATTTACAG AAATATCGACTTGCAAAGTATCTACCCGACTCCTCAGCTGATG GGGGAAAAGCTGACAAAAAAGAACCAGGGGACATGCTTTCCAACGTGGATAGTTCCTC TGGAATGCAAATTACGGAAGCATTAAAGCTGCAAATGGAGGTGCAGAAGCGACTGCATGAACAATTAGAG GTACAGAGACAGCTACAATTACGGATAGAAGCACAAGGTAAATACTTGAAGAAAATTATTGAAGAGCAACAACGACTTAGTGGGGTTCTTTCGGAAGGACCTGGCCCTGGGAACACCCTTGCTTCAGGTGACAATTGCCGAGAGTCTGACAAGGTCGACCCAGCAACACCTGCCCCTACCTCTGAGTGCCCCATCCAAGACAAGGCTATCAAGGAACGCGCACCAGCCAAGAGCCTTTCCATCGATGAATCTTGCTCATCTCGTCATGATGAACCGTCGACTCCAGATTCTGGTTGTCATGTTATTTCTCCAGCTGAGAGCCCAGACGCAGAGAGGTCGTTGAAGAAGCAAAAATTTAGCATGGGTGAAGCGTTTTCTAATCCAGAAGTGGTACTTACACATCAAATATTGGAGTCCAGCTTAAACTCTTACCAGCAAGCACACACCCATTTTGTGCCCAGGGAGCAGTCTAATCCCACATCTGATTATTCCATCAGGAATGTTGATTTGGAACAGGTTGCTGGGAGTGATATGTAG
- the LOC101309129 gene encoding uncharacterized protein LOC101309129 isoform 2: protein MDNINGANSPSNSNLTSKQRLRWTHELHERFVDAVAQLGGPDRATPKGVLRVMGVQGLTIYHVKSHLQKYRLAKYLPDSSADGGKADKKEPGDMLSNVDSSSGMQITEALKLQMEVQKRLHEQLEVQRQLQLRIEAQGKYLKKIIEEQQRLSGVLSEGPGPGNTLASGDNCRESDKVDPATPAPTSECPIQDKAIKERAPAKSLSIDESCSSRHDEPSTPDSGCHVISPAESPDAERSLKKQKFSMGEAFSNPEVVLTHQILESSLNSYQQAHTHFVPREQSNPTSDYSIRNVDLEQVAGSDM from the exons ATGGACAATATCAATGGAGCCAACAGCCCCAGCAACTCTAATCTTACCTCAAAGCAGCGACTGCGTTGGACACATGAGCTTCATGAACGCTTTGTTGATGCCGTTGCACAACTCGGTGGGCCAGATC GTGCAACACCCAAAGGTGTTTTGAGAGTGATGGGTGTACAAGGTTTAACCATATACCATGTAAAGAGCCATTTACAG AAATATCGACTTGCAAAGTATCTACCCGACTCCTCAGCTGATG GGGGAAAAGCTGACAAAAAAGAACCAGGGGACATGCTTTCCAACGTGGATAGTTCCTC TGGAATGCAAATTACGGAAGCATTAAAGCTGCAAATGGAGGTGCAGAAGCGACTGCATGAACAATTAGAG GTACAGAGACAGCTACAATTACGGATAGAAGCACAAGGTAAATACTTGAAGAAAATTATTGAAGAGCAACAACGACTTAGTGGGGTTCTTTCGGAAGGACCTGGCCCTGGGAACACCCTTGCTTCAGGTGACAATTGCCGAGAGTCTGACAAGGTCGACCCAGCAACACCTGCCCCTACCTCTGAGTGCCCCATCCAAGACAAGGCTATCAAGGAACGCGCACCAGCCAAGAGCCTTTCCATCGATGAATCTTGCTCATCTCGTCATGATGAACCGTCGACTCCAGATTCTGGTTGTCATGTTATTTCTCCAGCTGAGAGCCCAGACGCAGAGAGGTCGTTGAAGAAGCAAAAATTTAGCATGGGTGAAGCGTTTTCTAATCCAGAAGTGGTACTTACACATCAAATATTGGAGTCCAGCTTAAACTCTTACCAGCAAGCACACACCCATTTTGTGCCCAGGGAGCAGTCTAATCCCACATCTGATTATTCCATCAGGAATGTTGATTTGGAACAGGTTGCTGGGAGTGATATGTAG